Proteins encoded within one genomic window of Planctomycetia bacterium:
- a CDS encoding glucuronate isomerase, whose protein sequence is MPETALMQRLEQVLAAIPLIDPHSHIDPHAPVAKSLDDLLGYHYYTELAHSAGMSHQPLSKDTPPQERVKAILQYAQRFENTVQWSWFVELCQTFFGWKHDRITPKDADKLWEQADKQLNQPDWVEKVIGITNLQKVYLTNAFDDDLSKFDTARYVPCLRTDDLVFHWHQPAVQERLQKKTAMKVGDATSLKRAFEVLFRDFISHGARACAISLPPDFTPHEVSEAELSRSMKEGNREVTAAGIFWLLTHHCRTFGLPFDLMIGVNRQVYRNGVYQGQDLFDQRTSLIQYAPLFNSFPEVKFCISVLTSRQNQELASYSWIFPNVYTSGHWWYTNIPTLIEADLTLRLEAVPANKQIGYYSDAYKLEFILPKFNIYRKCLAKVLSQRFVIDQKWSEERAVALGEQLLRQTTLDVFEKDTK, encoded by the coding sequence ATGCCCGAAACCGCGTTGATGCAACGGCTGGAGCAGGTGCTGGCTGCCATTCCACTGATTGATCCTCATTCGCATATCGATCCCCACGCCCCTGTTGCGAAAAGTCTCGATGATCTGCTCGGCTACCATTATTACACGGAACTCGCACATTCCGCAGGCATGAGCCATCAGCCGTTATCCAAAGATACTCCGCCACAAGAACGGGTTAAAGCCATCCTGCAGTATGCTCAGCGTTTTGAAAACACCGTGCAATGGTCGTGGTTTGTGGAATTGTGTCAAACCTTCTTCGGCTGGAAACATGATCGCATTACTCCAAAAGATGCCGACAAACTCTGGGAACAGGCTGACAAACAACTGAATCAGCCTGACTGGGTGGAAAAGGTTATCGGTATTACCAACCTGCAAAAGGTCTATCTGACCAATGCCTTCGATGATGACTTGTCTAAATTCGACACCGCCCGCTATGTGCCCTGCCTGCGTACCGATGATCTGGTTTTCCACTGGCATCAACCAGCCGTGCAGGAACGCTTGCAAAAAAAGACAGCGATGAAAGTGGGTGATGCTACAAGTCTGAAACGTGCTTTTGAAGTACTGTTTCGTGATTTCATCAGTCATGGTGCCCGGGCCTGTGCGATATCCCTTCCACCCGATTTCACTCCACATGAAGTCAGTGAAGCAGAACTCTCCCGGTCTATGAAGGAAGGCAACCGTGAAGTCACTGCTGCCGGTATCTTCTGGCTGCTGACACACCATTGTCGCACTTTCGGGTTACCTTTCGATCTGATGATCGGCGTGAATCGCCAGGTGTACCGGAATGGAGTTTACCAGGGACAGGATTTGTTTGACCAGCGTACGTCACTGATCCAGTACGCGCCGCTTTTCAATTCGTTTCCCGAAGTGAAGTTCTGCATCTCCGTGCTCACCAGCAGGCAGAACCAGGAACTGGCCAGTTACAGTTGGATCTTCCCCAACGTCTACACCAGTGGCCACTGGTGGTATACCAATATCCCCACGCTGATCGAAGCAGATCTGACACTCCGCCTGGAAGCTGTTCCTGCCAACAAACAGATTGGATATTACTCTGATGCCTACAAGCTGGAATTCATCCTGCCCAAGTTCAACATCTACAGGAAATGCCTGGCAAAAGTGTTGTCGCAGCGCTTTGTGATCGATCAAAAATGGAGCGAGGAACGGGCTGTGGCACTAGGCGAACAGCTTCTACGTCAGACTACACTCGATGTATTCGAGAAAGATACAAAGTAG
- a CDS encoding ABC transporter permease, which translates to MLQSLQRIASVGRKELIHILRDPATLFFTLFIPVVEMFMLGYAINTNVRDVRTVVFDQCKTQESYVLLQRFKTTHDVKIVAEVFSDEEIHRWIVSGKARAAIKIPEDYSRRLLGGQTAQILIKVDGSESSTAGEIINVSNALALRESLAQVLGDRPLPVESRPQVLFNPDTRSANFFIPGLLVVMCQMMAVTLSANAIVREKEFGTIEQLFMTPVTALELILGKMFPYVLVTYIEFCLVAFLMRTVFQVPINGWFTTLLAIFLPFLLAMLGMGLAISTKATTREAAQQMAIGTVLPSIFLSGYVFPFDSMPLFFWYLAQLIPTTWMIDASRGIILRGGGIADLKTHTFVLWAMSIVIVYLGASKFRKQL; encoded by the coding sequence ATGCTACAATCGCTGCAGCGCATAGCCTCGGTAGGCCGTAAGGAACTGATTCACATCCTGCGTGATCCAGCTACTCTCTTTTTCACGCTGTTTATTCCCGTCGTCGAAATGTTCATGCTGGGCTATGCGATCAACACCAATGTGCGTGATGTGCGCACCGTCGTGTTTGATCAGTGCAAAACCCAGGAAAGCTACGTACTATTGCAGCGATTCAAAACCACTCACGATGTGAAAATCGTCGCAGAGGTCTTCTCGGATGAGGAAATACATCGCTGGATTGTCTCAGGCAAAGCCCGAGCAGCCATCAAGATACCGGAAGACTATTCCCGGCGTCTGCTCGGCGGACAGACAGCCCAGATACTGATCAAAGTGGATGGCTCCGAATCGAGCACCGCTGGTGAAATCATCAATGTCTCGAACGCCTTGGCCCTGCGCGAATCACTGGCTCAGGTGCTGGGCGACAGACCATTACCCGTCGAAAGCCGTCCCCAGGTACTCTTTAACCCCGATACCCGGTCTGCCAACTTCTTCATTCCCGGCTTACTTGTCGTCATGTGCCAGATGATGGCTGTAACTTTATCCGCCAATGCCATCGTGCGTGAAAAAGAGTTCGGCACCATCGAACAACTGTTTATGACACCTGTAACAGCACTGGAACTGATACTCGGCAAAATGTTTCCCTATGTACTGGTCACCTATATCGAATTCTGCCTGGTCGCTTTCCTGATGCGAACGGTGTTTCAGGTACCGATCAACGGCTGGTTCACCACGCTACTGGCCATCTTCCTTCCCTTTCTGCTGGCGATGTTAGGCATGGGCTTGGCTATCTCCACCAAGGCCACCACGCGCGAAGCGGCTCAGCAAATGGCTATCGGCACCGTGCTGCCTTCCATCTTCCTTTCCGGTTATGTTTTCCCGTTCGATTCCATGCCTCTGTTCTTCTGGTACCTGGCTCAGCTTATTCCCACCACCTGGATGATTGATGCTTCCCGAGGCATCATTCTGCGGGGCGGAGGTATTGCCGATTTGAAGACGCATACTTTCGTGCTGTGGGCCATGTCCATCGTCATCGTCTACCTCGGCGCTTCCAAGTTCCGCAAACAACTGTAA